In the genome of Populus trichocarpa isolate Nisqually-1 chromosome 10, P.trichocarpa_v4.1, whole genome shotgun sequence, the window AAAGCTGCCCTAAACCAGGAAAAGGAGAGTTTGGCAACTAATGGTGCGGTAGGAACAGGTAGAGATGCCTCTCCCAAGGTCAGTGTAGATCCTATTGAGGAAGAAGCATGGGAGCTGCTGCGGAATTCTATGGTTTATTATTGTGGCAGTCCTATTGGAACGATTGCTGCCAATGATCCTACCAGTTCCAGCGTGTTAAATTATGACCAGGTCTTCATTAGAGACTTCATACCTTCTGGCATTGCTTTTCTTTTGAAGGGAGAATATGATATTGTCCGGAACTTCCTCCTTCATACACTTCAGTTGCAGGTAATTTAATCATTGATTGTGCTAGCCCCTTTTTTTAGCTGTGGGAAGCAGTCATTTTAAgaacttttttgtttgttatctGATTTTCTATAATGACTCCTTTATTGCAGAGTTGGGAGAAAACAATGGACTGTCACAGTCCTGGACAGGGATTGATGCCTGCTAGTTTCAAGGTGCGCACGGTTCGTttggatggtgatgatgattttgCGACAGAGGAGGTATTGGATCCTGACTTTGGAGAGGCAGCAATTGGCCGTGTTGCACCAGTTGATTCTGGTAAATTAAATTTCTCACCATCGATTTTCCATTGAATATCAGGTGTTTGATTGCTGACATTGCTGAAATTTTCTTATGTTATCATGCCAATATTAGGATTATGGTGGATTATTTTATTACGTGCATATGGGAAATGCTCTGGTGACCTCTCACTTCAGGAGAGGATTGATGTGCAGACTGGAATTAAGATGATTCTGAGGCTATGTCTTGCTGATGGTTTTGATATGTTTCCAACATTGTTGGTGACAGATGGTTCTTGCATGATAGATCGCCGAATGGGAATTCATGGGCACCCTCTAGAAATCCAGGTAATCAATTGTTGGgtggttttcagatcatttagaagagttattttttttttttgttaaaatagcCAGTAATCCATGGAGCAAGGGAGGTTCAATGAAAGAAGGGTCCCTGTGAGAAATTTGGATGTTGCCCATTTTTTTGTCAGGTGACTGTACAAATAGATGTCTTGAACCAATTCTGAAATTATGGAATCAGGATATGTTGACAAAATCAGGAGTAAGAGTTTGTAGGATTTAGTTGGTTGAATCCACTCTTTGGTAAGGCTGTTGGCTTAAATGCTTTTCCAGCTGCAGTTTCAAAGTTCATAAGATGAATTAACTATATCTTCTTGAGTGGTTGAAGGTGCTTGGTTAGTTGAATAGATTAACAATCACCTAGTTCTAATTCTGCCAAGATTCGCTTGTATCAGACTGATGAGGATGCTGAGTCTTGGGAGTGGTTTTCCCAATCTAATTTCTGATATGATGTATTTTTCTCTTGTAGGCACTCTTTTATTCCGCCTTACTTTGTGCAAGGGAGATGCTTGCTCCAGAAGATGGATCAGCTGATCTCATCCGAGCTTTGAACAATCGTCTAGTGGCTCTTTCATTCCATATCAGAGAGTATTATTGGATTGATTTAAGAAAACTAAATGAGATTTACCGTTACAAGACCGAAGAGTACTCATATGATGCAGTCAATAAGTTCAACATTTACCCAGATCAGATTTCTCCCTGGTTGGTGGAATGGATGCCCAACCAAGGAGGCTATCTTATTGGAAACTTGCAACCAGCTCATATGGATTTCCGATTCTTTTCTCTTGGAAATATATGGTCCATTGTTAGTGGTCTTGCAACAAGAGATCAGTCAAATGCGATATTGGATTTCATTGAAGCCAAGTGGTCTGATTTGATAGCAGACATGCCATTGAAGATCTGTTATCCTGCTCTTGAAGGTCAGGAGTGGCAGATTATCACTGGAAGTGATCCTAAGAACACGTAATGCCGCTACCTTACTAAAATTGATCTCatttttcactttctttctatttcttcgAGTCATGAGTTGTTCTGTTTGATGCAGGCCTTGGTCCTATCACAATGCTGGTTCCTGGCCAACTCTTCTCTGGCAGGTTAGTGATGGTAGTGTAGTTTGTTAATCTTTTTACTGGTGAACATTTTAGTGAAAAGTAACAAATAattagagaagaaaacaaactcGGTAAAAAGACAGAAATAAGCGACACCAGTGGTACTTTGAGTTTTGGTACACTAGTCATGCTGGTATGGAGTCATAAGAATGCTCGATTGATACTCCTATCTGATATTGTATTTGTCTGTGGGTCATTTGTTAGGCACATACCAGTTTCATACCCTTATCTGTTAGTAATGTCCCTCTGGATGACCATTACCATTGTTTGTCCATTATgtatgcttttttcttttcttcagagTCCATTTTACATGCTTGGTGCTTTACAAGTTGCGAAGGGGTTTTGATAGCTTTATGAATAAGCAGGCCAGCTGAATGTTATGGCATTGGTTAGTAGAACTAGGAcatataattttaacatgtaTAATACTCCTTTCAGCTGACAGCTGCATGCATAAAGATGAATAGACCAGAACTTGCTGCAAGAGCGGTCGAGATTGCTGAGAAACGCATATCACGTGACAAATGGCCTGAATATTATGACACCAAAAAAGCAAGGTTCATTGGAAAACAAGCACATCTGTTCCAGACATGGTCAATTGCTGGGTACCTTGTGGCTAAGCTCTTGCTTGCAGACCCAAGTGCAGCCCGGATGCTCGTGATGGATGAGGATCCTGAGCTTGTCAGCGCCTTCTCCTGCATGATCAGTACTCACCCAAGGAGAAATCGTGGACAGAAGAATTCGAAAAAGACATTCATGGTGTAAATTACTGAGCTGTCTCTACGGAACTACAGAACCAGGGCACTTGTTCTCTTGATTCGAGAACTAATTATCAAAGTGCCTATTGGTACCAATAATGAATTGGTTTACAAAGTATAATATAAGTAATCAAACATCTTCTAATTCATTTGGACGAACAAGGTGAAATTTCAATCCCACCTTATTTTATGTACCGTAGTATTGATCTAGTAAAAATCATGTAAATAAATATGGAGATATAGGATAATACTTGAAACCCTTGATGTGGATGGGACTTTGGTGATTGAATTTGCTTGTAACTTTTACATTATTTCTGTTTTCTTGAGAAACTGTAAGAGAAACAGATACATATATTGAAGTTAATTAACTTTTACACTAGTTAATTATATTCAGATGATCTAGGGCAAGGTGTGTCATCCTCTCATAAAATTGTTAAGCAAGCATTACATATATTGTAAGGTATTCTGCTAATCCTACTGGAACTGACTTGTGGAATACTTGTAATGTTGAAACTTTCCAATTTGCTGGAGATGGAGCTATATTGCCTCATGCAGATATCACTGTGCAAAGGATACAGGTTGGAAATGAACATTTAAATGCATGATATGTAGTTCAGCTTCTCTAGATCCCGAAAGATGACAATTGACAGATGCCCTTATCAGTACTGTCTTGACTCTGACAACTGCGGTTTTTTCAAATCCAATCGATTGTGTTTGGGAACGTGGTGTAAACtgtatttctaaaaattttgaatttattttatttgtttaaaataaaaaaaattatattttcaaattttttttgatgtgctgatgtcaaaactaatttaaaaaaaataaaaaatatattattttaatatatttataagtaaaaaacattttaaaccgcCATCACTATTTCAATCTCAAACAGCCCTTCAACTGTGTTTCAACAGGAGACCATGAGTAAGAAGAAGCTATTTGATTTAGTCTGTGTGTCAACATGCTCTAATTTGTCTTCATTAGTGGGATAATTTTTCAACTGCTGTCATTTTTCTTTAGGCCACAGGATGACCTGCTTACATTCCACCTCTTAGCTCAATTTTATGCAAACCAGAAAAAGAAGGTCGGGTGAAGCCATCAATGCTTGCTGGTCAGACTACGATTTTGTTAGCGAGCCGATTTGTGTCTTCATCATCCATTAAGCAGTAAAAAGTGTCATTGTTACAGGCTCATTATATTGTCAACCACGTCCAAAGTTCCTGAAGCAGGAGGAGCCTGCTTGAACATCATATTTTCCACCTCTGTTGAAGCAATGATAAGTGCTAACATTGAATTTTGACTCTCCATAATGTGGTGAAAGATTATATAGGGTGGGCAAGGACTCAAGAAACAGTTCTTTCTACTGTAAATAATGCTCTTGAATTGTAGATcccacaattttattttttctgggagaaaaacaaatggggacaaaaggctaaaaaaagaaaattcaactaGAAGGGAGATCAACTTTACTAGATTCAAAGGAGCTTTTTGGTTTCTCTTGGCCTCATGTCCTACAGCTAAACAAAGAGGAGGCCTGATTTAGTTGGCAATTATGGTAGGAATCATTATAACTCAAGAATGTAATTACTCCAACAACAGTGTAAAAGAGCAAAAAGTTATTACTAAACAATTCATTGGCCTCTCTTTTCCTTTGATTAAATACATAATGCTTAGTGTATTCCAATAAATTTTGcaaattgtaaaatttttaaccaaaaaaagttgtttttttttaattaatgtgggcATCCGGTTtaacttgcgcgcacctcgactaatatcatgggccctgaagttaacgatcatgtaaacctctaatggtcatcatattagcaacaacAAAACTCAAATCTGAGACCATATGAAAAGCAAATCTTTTAatctcaaactcttatcactaaaacaaattatttctcAGTTCAAGAACTATCCTAAACTAAACAATAACCAAATACAATGTTaccttagtttttttgtttttttgacaaGAATTTATCTTCATGGTTTAAAATATAGTTATAAAACCTTATCTTAATGGGTTAATATGATGATTCCACGACTTAGCTTGCTTGATATGAATTTtactttgaattagtttttttattaaaataatattgtttttatttttttaaaaatcaatgaaattataaaaaaattagtttaatctATTATTATCCGGCTAATTCAACCCTGTTCTTATAATGATGATTTAAACATGCcaacaacatatataaaaaaattaatgccacGTTAGCGATCTCAATAcattggaattattttttaagcacATAAACTAAGGTTAatggaatataaaaaattatttaagctGAATTTGGAATCCAGCTATAGTACCCTACATGGGACCCATCCCTCTCTAAAGAAGTCACGTGGCCCAAACCCATTTTTCCGGCCCATACTTCCCTCCTCCATTCCCTTCAAAAcctcaactctctctctctccacaccCTCATTCCCAAACCCCAGTTGTCTGATCCACTTCCAACCACCATTCTCTCCATGACCACCACGGCGGCCTCCACCATGGAACCAAGCGCGGAAGATCTAACCGATGATCTTGATAATCTTAGTTTCACTTCCACCACCACTGCTGTTGAGACAAGACACAGCACAAGTTCAGGGTCCGAAACCACGTGGACTACCTCAACCTCGAGCCTCATGTCAAACTCCTGCAAGCCCCATCATCCACCCCAATGTGATGAATGCTGGCATGCAATTCAACGTGAAAACTGCGGTAACTCACCCTTAACCCTAGCTGATTTACGCTTTGTCCACAAATTAGGAAGTGGTGACATAGGGAGTGTGTATCTTGTAGTGCTCAAGGAAGGCAATGAGTGTCTTTTTGCTGCCAAAGTCATGGACAAAAAAGAAATGGCTACTAGGAACAAAGACAGTAGGGCTAGAATCGAGAGGGAGATATTGGAAATGTTGGAGCACCCATTTTTGCCTCCATTGTATGCCACACTGGACTCACCTAGGTGGTCGTGTTTGCTAACGGAGTTTTGTCCTGGTGGTGACCTCCATGTCCTCCGGCAAAGGCAACCGGATAGACGTTTCGATGAAGCTGCCGTCCGGTATGTATGACCAATGCATGCATGTATACATCCACTTAATATCATACCATGTTCGTGTTCGGCTGGCAAGGGAAATAATTTGAGTGGTTGCATTTGGCGAAAAAGATACAAAATTCGTGCATGATGAGAAATGATGGATAATCATAGTGGGGTTAAGTTTACTAATTGTATAAACCGTTGATTGCCTGTAGGGTCAGTGGGTAAATCCATGTGCATTCGGGTGCAGCCATTGATGTTGTGTGGACCATGGAACTTTTGGTGCGTGTCCCGTGCACTAGATCATAATTAATAGAAGGCATGGCATTCATGAATTCATAAAAAGGAGTAAAAATTAGATCTCCCTTAATCCATGGCATGTTCCAGCTCATCATTTTTCTGGTTCTTGTCTAGTCAGAGAGTCCCAGGATATCATTTCAAGAATCAAATTCAGCTTTCCCCCCCCATATCTTGCtttaacttttccttttttaatataatacctTCATCCGATTTTCtactttattattgttgttgtttttaatcattaaatcagattaacttttttatttttgtcttaagtttggttaaaataaaatagacggataccaaaaaaatataaaaaacatttggataaaaaatcaacattaaataaattttctgaaataatttaatttagagtgagcatataaaatattaaaaacaaaaatttatattctaaaatagtaattaaacgcacaataataataatattattaatgatatcATTACTTAATAAAAAGGTTCAGCAAAtatttagtttaataattttattttatttttgtttgaatttgaagTCTTGATATATCTTATaatcttatttataaaaatattttacattgaaaacaacaaaaatataattgatttttttataattaatacataaGGAGGTTGAGAGAACTATccgttttctctctctctttttttaattaaaaagaatatataattaCTTGTGCATTCTCGTAACATGATATATAATAGTGATAATCTTTATAATTAGTTGTAGAATACTTAtgtatatcattaattaattaattaactaatttttgTTGCTTTAAGGTTTTATGCATCAGAAGTTGTGGCTGCACTTGAATACCTACACATGATGGGAATCGTCTATCGTGACATCAAGCCTGAAAATGTTCTTATAAGATCAGACGGTCACATAATGCTTACAGATTTTGATCTCTCCTTAAAAGATGACAACTCAACATCAACAGCTCAGATTATTTCTGATCAAAACCCACCAATCACATCATCGACAAGTGATTACCCCTCTGATACATCTCAGTTTGCCACATCATCATGCATTCTGCCCAATTGCATTGTGCCAGCTGTCTCTTGCCTCCAACCATGTAGAAAACGCAAGAAGAAATTCAATCAACGTGGGACCCTCGAGATTGTAGCAGAGCCAATAGACGTCCGGTCCATGTCATTCGTTGGGACCCACGAGTACTTGGCACCTGAGATCGTTTCCGGCGAGGGACACGGCAGTGCAGTGGATTGGTGGACCTTAGGCATATTCATATTTGAAATGTTCTATGGTGTTACGCCGTTTAAAGGGACGGACCATGAGTTAACCCTGGCTAATGTCGTGGCTCGAGCCCTTGAGTTCCCCAAGGAACCATCGGTCCCAGTCTTCGCCAAGGATTTGATCACACAACTTCTCATCAAGGATCCTACAAGACGACTGGGCTCTACAATGGGAGCTACTGCGATTAagcatcatcatttttttgaaGAGATAAATTGGGCATTGTTAAGGTGTAAAACTCCACCTTATATCCCTCAGCCATTCACTTATAAAAACTTCATTGCCACCAATCATGGGAACAATTCTATAGAACATTATTAGTAAgaggatattttattttattttattttcatttttattaggGGAGAAAAGATGTGAAGAAGGAGCCGAATttgattaaatgaaaatatattttagggCTCCTAGAAATGTAATTGTTCTTCAAATTGTTTATATGAAAACTTTTGAGGAAAGCATGCCTTGGATACCACATTGAAGAGTAGTCCCACTTgttcctttaattttgttttttattgccttttgattgaaaattgttgTCTTAATTCTGAACAAATCCTTACACCCAGTTGCGTAGTTATTGCAATCGatcaattttataaagattgacagttttttttttttttggtgtgactGCCTAAAGAATTTATGTCGATAAaattctttaatgtttttttaaatatattattttttaaaaaataatatcattctaATCTCTTGATAATTCACGTCAACCTAATTGACTTATAACCCAAACCTAACCCAAACCTTGTATAAGGTCCATCATTAGAATAAGTTTTAGAGTATATTACGATTAAGGTtgctatttaaaatattttttattttaaaatatattaaaataatatttttttatttttaaaatttattttttaacattagtacatcaaaatcgTGTAATAGCTAGCAGGTTATTTAGAAAGGAATGCATATGGAGTGGGTGCCTTTAGCTCtggtttgtttttctgttttaaaagtatttttgaaaaaatttaaaatttttttattttaaattaattttttttttgtatttttaaaccatttcgatgcgctgatatcaaaaataatttttaaaaaataataaaaaaaattattttgatatatttcttaataaaaaacactttaaaaacataaaCCAGAATCATATTCTCAAAGAATCTCTTAATCTGATTATGGTTCTCAAATTTGGGTTTTGTATTTCCTCGTGCAAAAACAAATCACACCATGTGCATTGTTTTGATTACGTTAGGAAGAGGAGTAGTAGCAGTTCATTGAAATTAATCATcggtgtttgatttatttttctattttatcataCAGAGGTATATTAAGTTGGGTTTTTTATATCTAGTTTATTATGTAAAATGGTATGACAAatatactatttatttatttattattatagtaatttgaagttattaaacttgatttgttttataaccTGAACTTGACTCGGTTAATTTAAAGTGGTGTCGTTTAAAttgtttggaattaattttttactataactgaatttaattttaatgttatatttgaatttaattaataaattaattaattcatatttataaaaaagttaaaatttaattcattttattttctatattaatctaattattttcattttatttctttaaatgtcTGTAAAACAAAAGATAAGTGGAAAggcattttgaaaaaactagttttaacATTGAATCttatttatttggaattgtAAATTAGAGGAGttgaacttttatttatttttatgatatttttttaaataaaattaaaatgatatatattttttttttaaatcaaaccagttgtcatttgttttttaccgGATTATGGGTTAACCCAGGTCTACTCCCACtctatctaatttaaaaaaaaacatgttagattAGATCCTAGGTTAAAGAATTGATCTATTCGACTTAGCTGGATATAATAAtactataaaaactatttttgaagACTTAGCTGGATTTAATAAtactataaaaactatttttggaGGATAACTTTGCTTTAATAGGACATTttatgtttaagtttttttattacagCTGGACGCACGCTTAGAAAGAAACACCGTCTACGATTGGGCTTGGATTGGCGGCTCGTATAACTGAGGTAATACTGGGCCGCGCAGGCCCGTGCTTTTAGCTGTACATGGAAATGGCAATATTTAACTATGGTCCTCATATTTGTCGAAACTCTCATTCATAGTCTCTACTGTATTAGGTTATTTTTATACCGTTGGTTGAACGAGAAAACTTCAATGTATTCGTAATAAACAACGAATTTGATGAGTTTTGATCCCACATCGCTCGAAAATAGTCATTCCAAGTGATTGATCATGTCtcattttctctatttattaagaaatttcttatatatttacaataaagtataaaaaacGATGGATTGATTTGAACATGTATTGCTTGAAAGCAATTATCACTTTTATTGactcatttttcaaaattaattttcatttattataattaccATCATATTCATTCTTTTCCTCGTAGAAGACTTTTACATCTCTTaactcttttcatttttatttttttttactatattgaTTGAATGAGAAATcttcaacatatttttaataaaaagacgAAATAAATAATCTCTAATCTCATATTACGTACTAGGAAATAGTTATTTCAAATGATTTGTCTTGTAACATAGATATATGATGGTGGACCACATGCATTACTTGAAAACAATTATCtttattaactcatttttcaatattaaattccTTTGATTGCAATTACCCCAAATccatcaattcatttttttttcacttcaaatgATTTGATCATGCCTCTTCTTtaactctttttctttatatataattatttttatacatactAGTTAAGTAAGTGATTTTTACTATATAATAAACGATAAAATTAAGAAGTTTTGATCCCGCATCGCTTAGaaacaatttctttcaaatgattgatcatgttttaattattatttttaactagaagttatttgtatatttataataaatgacaaaaaaataagttttgtctttaaaatagttattattgttatcgacagttataattgttattgacttgttttttataattgattttcaattatcgattgagtggataatttttaaCTTATTCATAATAAACAACAATATTAATGAGTTTTGATCACGTATTGCTCGGAAACGGTTTATtccaaatgatttttataattttaaaataatactctgtattttagtttatattttatactaacccttaataaataaatgttctTAATTGCCATTTTCCTCTTTTCTAATGcagtaaaaaaaacctataattaGAAGTTATTTGTATATTAATAAgagttttgttttcaaaatagttattatcattatcgacagttattattgttattgacttgttttttaaaactaatttttaattatcggttgagtgaataatttttaacttattcataataaacaataatagtaatgagTTTTGATCACGCATCGCTCGTAAACGGTTTattccaaataattttaaaataatattcctaTTTTAGTTTCTACTTTATACtaacccttaataaataaatgttctTAATTGCCATTTTCCTCTTTTCTAATGCAGTAAAAAAAGCCTATAATTAAGAAGTATTATCAATTCTTTTTACTAACAAAAACCACTTCCATTTAAAGCAACAAACCCTTTTCCATTGCTAATTAATTGCTGCAGTAATTGAAAGTAGATTGATTATACATGTCAAGAGCACCCTAATCctttgacacaaaaatcatcACACGCACAATCCTTTGCTATTTCTTGCCAAATATGCAGATATGTCTTGCTTCATTTCAGATTTTGAGCGAGTCCATAACGCCTGTTTTGCCAGCACAGAAACACGCGAGAAAGTTCCACCACTTTTTGTCTTTGCCTtaaccatggttttttttcacgttATACAGCTCTGTCTTTATCTCTAAAATTGCATGCAAACTCAGACACAGTTACTCCTTGAACTACCTATATAAACCCCCCTTATGTTACCTTTCATGCACCGCTCCTCGCTaagattctctctctctctctctctctcaatttctctTTGTTGTTCTTTTGTGGGGCTAGCTTCTTCTCTTCAGCAATGACAGGCTTGGCAGCTCTTGAAGCTCTCACTGAGAAGCTGTACGACTTCATTCAGTCCATGGAAGATGATGTctgtttttttgtcttcttggtacatttttatgtgtttttgacTGTCATTATGTTTATCAATTATCTTCTTTGCTTGCAGGGAATTGTGGACCATCATTTCAAAGATTGTTACAACTTGAAGGAGGCCAATGGACCCTTCCTGTTTATTGAGCTTCTTCCTACTTACATATCTGATTCTGAAACCACCTTAGAGGAGATGACTACCGAATTGTACGGTTGAATCTCATGCACATGCATGCAATGATTGTTCTTTCAGTTTATCTAAATGAggtctttttttgtgttttattactgattataattttcttacaGGGATCAGCCTCTTGTGGACTTCAAACATCTCGAACAACTATGCATCAAGCTTAAAGGAGGGACCTCATGGTGATATAATTTATTCCCTATCAATCCATTTATTGATTAGATCTAGCTTGCGTTgcattaattaatcattatgAAACatgtttaagaattttttgattccttaatttgtttttatctgttagaAACAATCGTCTCGGCGTGCTTTGTGTGAAATGATGGAATTGCCTAATGAAAATTTTGATAGATAGTTGATTTGAATGCCTTTAATAGAACAACCTAGCTTATGCATTTTCCGGTGCTGGGTCGGTTGTGTTTAATCATGGCTAATAACAGTCATCATgcttattataattatttagacTCACTTGCTCTGTTCAATTTGGTGTTGCAGCCTTGGTGCATGCCGGGTGGCGACTTCTTGTGGCGAATTTCGTCAGGCTGCTATTGCCAGAAACAAGGATGAGtatgaaatcattaaaattatgcTCCTAATgcagtttttatttgaaatttcaatAGATATTAGTTACCATATCTGTCAGCCACTCACTTGTTGTACATTATCTGATTTGTAGCTGCCTCCTGAGGTTGGAGGTGATCAAAGGTGATTTTTTCATTCTGCATAATAAATTGGAGGCTTTCCTTGAGGTAACAGATATGATATTAGTTTGAGTTTGTGGATTTTCAGCACTTTATTCGACGTAGAAAGTTATCAATGACTTTTTGAATTAGTAATGGTTGTTGTTCCTCTGGGATTTCTCTGATGCAGCTGGAAAGGAGGATTGTGACCAATGACTACCAAGGTTGCTGAAAAGCACAATCTGGTGATTTTTCTGTTCTGCTATGCTCTGCGGACCGTGTTTCCGAGTTTTCAATAATGAAAGCTGAAACTTAGTTTGCAGTCTGTTTAGAACTGTCAGATATCATTTCTAGTCCTGTTTGAACTTTCAGTTGTTGTTTGATGTCATGTATGTTTCCCTGGAATTATTGTGGGCATCTTTCTCTACCCTACGGGGGGAGTTCTGGAGCCACCAGTAATTTGCAGCGAACCTCTATGTTTCTccttcatttgctgttctgaacAAAGAAAACGGGAAGATTTATTCTCTCCTCTAGTGGTTTTTATTATGCGGTTGTTTGGATTGTTTATTGTCTTTTGGCTGATTTCTGGCCTCGAAGATCTAAGGCCGACAACAAATTCACCAGAAAAGCTGTCCTGGACAAAAGTCTTACAGGTTGATGTTATGGTTAGAGGAACAATCCCAGAAGTTTATTCACTGGGGGTAATAGTTAAATGTAATGTTAAAAACTGGTTATCATGTTTAGGACAGATCAAGCAATGGTTTGAGAACACCATCTCCTAAAGTTGTCATCCTGCTAGCCTTAACAGGATAGACAAAACCTTTATTTTGTCATCTTTTGGCAACCTACTCGTGTTTCTATGAAGAAAGACTGGACACACGAGAGGGATTTCTCACCTTATTTTCATTTTCCCGAAACTCCTCTGTGCCAAAACCATGGAGAATTGTCCCAGGTATAGTAGAAGCTCCTAGCCAGAACAAATCTCAAGTCGTTACAATTAGACCTATTCCGCCATTGATCTTGTCATGGCAATTAGACCTCGTTACAATTACCATTAAGCTTACCATGGCAATTATAACTTATTACCACAAGCCGTCAATTTGTTTAAGATCTGAAAC includes:
- the LOC7491632 gene encoding alkaline/neutral invertase E, chloroplastic, whose amino-acid sequence is MATTEAILQVLSGAGPCVFSSDPCFRSSDLTFSSKLHIKRVKKRASRCMKMFECSNVLQNGIGNHWFKGLGDRDRSVNATINRLQLLRCKGPQAERVSGVTEGGNGTWFVDGANTLNQNGAVTGEHTDCFGAWDAQQLTREKEGFASKAALNQEKESLATNGAVGTGRDASPKVSVDPIEEEAWELLRNSMVYYCGSPIGTIAANDPTSSSVLNYDQVFIRDFIPSGIAFLLKGEYDIVRNFLLHTLQLQSWEKTMDCHSPGQGLMPASFKVRTVRLDGDDDFATEEVLDPDFGEAAIGRVAPVDSGLWWIILLRAYGKCSGDLSLQERIDVQTGIKMILRLCLADGFDMFPTLLVTDGSCMIDRRMGIHGHPLEIQALFYSALLCAREMLAPEDGSADLIRALNNRLVALSFHIREYYWIDLRKLNEIYRYKTEEYSYDAVNKFNIYPDQISPWLVEWMPNQGGYLIGNLQPAHMDFRFFSLGNIWSIVSGLATRDQSNAILDFIEAKWSDLIADMPLKICYPALEGQEWQIITGSDPKNTPWSYHNAGSWPTLLWQLTAACIKMNRPELAARAVEIAEKRISRDKWPEYYDTKKARFIGKQAHLFQTWSIAGYLVAKLLLADPSAARMLVMDEDPELVSAFSCMISTHPRRNRGQKNSKKTFMV
- the LOC7491631 gene encoding serine/threonine-protein kinase D6PKL1 isoform X1; translation: MTTTAASTMEPSAEDLTDDLDNLSFTSTTTAVETRHSTSSGSETTWTTSTSSLMSNSCKPHHPPQCDECWHAIQRENCGNSPLTLADLRFVHKLGSGDIGSVYLVVLKEGNECLFAAKVMDKKEMATRNKDSRARIEREILEMLEHPFLPPLYATLDSPRWSCLLTEFCPGGDLHVLRQRQPDRRFDEAAVRFYASEVVAALEYLHMMGIVYRDIKPENVLIRSDGHIMLTDFDLSLKDDNSTSTAQIISDQNPPITSSTSDYPSDTSQFATSSCILPNCIVPAVSCLQPCRKRKKKFNQRGTLEIVAEPIDVRSMSFVGTHEYLAPEIVSGEGHGSAVDWWTLGIFIFEMFYGVTPFKGTDHELTLANVVARALEFPKEPSVPVFAKDLITQLLIKDPTRRLGSTMGATAIKHHHFFEEINWALLRCKTPPYIPQPFTYKNFIATNHGNNSIEHY
- the LOC7491631 gene encoding serine/threonine-protein kinase D6PKL1 isoform X2 → MTTTAASTMEPSAEDLTDDLDNLSFTSTTTAVETRHSTSSGSETTWTTSTSSLMSNSCKPHHPPQCDECWHAIQRENCVLKEGNECLFAAKVMDKKEMATRNKDSRARIEREILEMLEHPFLPPLYATLDSPRWSCLLTEFCPGGDLHVLRQRQPDRRFDEAAVRFYASEVVAALEYLHMMGIVYRDIKPENVLIRSDGHIMLTDFDLSLKDDNSTSTAQIISDQNPPITSSTSDYPSDTSQFATSSCILPNCIVPAVSCLQPCRKRKKKFNQRGTLEIVAEPIDVRSMSFVGTHEYLAPEIVSGEGHGSAVDWWTLGIFIFEMFYGVTPFKGTDHELTLANVVARALEFPKEPSVPVFAKDLITQLLIKDPTRRLGSTMGATAIKHHHFFEEINWALLRCKTPPYIPQPFTYKNFIATNHGNNSIEHY
- the LOC7477182 gene encoding histidine-containing phosphotransfer protein 2 isoform X2, translating into MTGLAALEALTEKLYDFIQSMEDDGIVDHHFKDCYNLKEANGPFLFIELLPTYISDSETTLEEMTTELDQPLVDFKHLEQLCIKLKGGTSCLGACRVATSCGEFRQAAIARNKDDCLLRLEVIKGDFFILHNKLEAFLELERRIVTNDYQGC
- the LOC7477182 gene encoding histidine-containing phosphotransfer protein 2 isoform X1 encodes the protein MTGLAALEALTEKLYDFIQSMEDDVCFFVFLVHFYVFLTVIMFINYLLCLQGIVDHHFKDCYNLKEANGPFLFIELLPTYISDSETTLEEMTTELDQPLVDFKHLEQLCIKLKGGTSCLGACRVATSCGEFRQAAIARNKDDCLLRLEVIKGDFFILHNKLEAFLELERRIVTNDYQGC